In a single window of the Rhodamnia argentea isolate NSW1041297 chromosome 2, ASM2092103v1, whole genome shotgun sequence genome:
- the LOC115738101 gene encoding uncharacterized protein LOC115738101, whose amino-acid sequence MEDIRLAASLFFEKNPGSKNAARAEFSTLREAKPGRVAKKAFGEHLQRCHPGCSTLNLASELDADRDGYLTFEDFLVCCYLFQTRPVCRQCKAIAKLVFYTCLQCFVEGKSKGPTYDLCPKCYRDRNKSSHPHNLFVDNYALANIIRIPPKDLPIEAKIGSSVAIGLTMDKLLSGSGN is encoded by the exons ATGGAAGACATCCGTTTGGCCGCTTCCTTGTTCTTTGAGAAGAACCCAGGATCGAAGAACGCCGCGCGGGCCGAGTTCTCGACCTTGAGAGAGGCCAAACCGGGCCGCGTCGCCAAGAAGGCGTTCGGCGAGCACCTCCAGCGGTGCCACCCGGGGTGCTCGACCCTCAACTTGGCGTCCGAGCTCGACGCCGACCGCGACGGTTATCTCACGTTCGAGGACTTCCTCGTCTGCTGCTACTTGTTCCAGACGAGGCCGGTCTGCAGACAATGCAAGGCCATCGCCAAGCTCGTCTTCTACACCTGTCTCCAGTGCTTCGTCGAGGGCAAGTCGAAAGGGCCGACCTACGATCTCTGCCCCAAATGCTACCGCGACAGGAACAAGTCCTCGCACCCGCACAATCTGTTCGTCGACAACTATGCACTGGCCAACATCATCCGGATCCCGCCCAAGGATCTTCCA ATCGAGGCGAAGATCGGGTCGTCAGTGGCAATTGGATTGACCATGGACAAACTATTGTCTGGCTCAGGCAATTGA
- the LOC115735650 gene encoding SUN domain-containing protein 4 isoform X1: MQRSRRALLQRRALDSATSCRSRFYKLSLSLVFVLWGLVLLVSLWISRGDGYRHGSDKPPPTTSPWAETTSGHHKNISFVDRPMSESSVDSNDDAGIKVPEGESHSAEGNTLNSPSTKESSETENSGSNYVSGKDTMAVDRLSRAVPVGLDEFKSKSYSSKSKSSTGMSEGINHRVEPGGADYNYASAAKGAKVLACNKEAKGASNILSRDKDKYLRNPCSAEGKFVVIELSEETLVDTIEIANFEHYSSNLKEFELLGSLVYPTETWINLGIFTAANVKQAQRFALPEPKWVRYLKLNLLSHHGYEFYCTLSILEAYGVDAVERMLEDLISVPEDSLANQEGNDEKKAESMQPESPDAEDFNQNLDHVMESDVVPEQINVKRDVHKNSQDSVEEGRQQIGRMPGDTVMKILMQKVRSLDVNLSILERYLEDLNSRYGNIFKELDKDIGDQNLLLEYIRSDITMLLDHKEAMSKDVGDLVAWKTIVSMQLDDLLKDNAVLRSKVEMVRKDQTSMENKGIVAFLVCFIFGLIAVVRLCIDAAVGVYRVLSSVHTLDKPGKFCCMSSSWLLLLFSCSTVIFVLSL; the protein is encoded by the exons ATGCAGAGATCACGCAGAGCTCTTCTGCAAAGGAGAGCTTTGGACAGTGCAACGAGTTGTCGAAGTCGATTTTATAAACTTTCTTTGTCATTAGTGTTTGTTCTATGGGGCCTCGTCCTCCTTGTCAGCTTATGGATCAGTCGTGGTGATGGCTACAGAC ATGGATCAGACAAACCTCCACCAACCACATCACCATGGGCTGAGACAACGTCGGGACATCATAAAAATATTAGCTTTGTCGATAGACCGATGTCAGAATCTTCTGTCGATAGCAATGATGATGCTGGAATCAAGGTTCCCGAGGGCGAAAGTCATTCTGCTGAAGGAAATACACTTAACTCCCCATCCACTAAAGAGTCCTCTGAGACAGAAAATTCAGGTTCAAATTATGTATCTGGAAAAGATACCATGGCAGTAGACCGCCTATCCCGTGCAGTGCCAGTTGGTCTTGACGAGTTCAAGAGCAAGAGTTACAGTTCTAAAAGCAAATCCAGCACTGGTATGTCTGAAGGCATCAACCACAGAGTGGAGCCTGGGGGTGCAGATTATAATTATGCTTCTGCTGCAAAAGGAGCAAAGGTCTTGGCTTGTAACAAAGAAGCTAAGGGTGCTTCGAATATCTTATCCCGGGACAAGGACAAATACCTTAGAAACCCATGTTCTGCAGAAGGGAAGTTTGTGGTCATCGAACTTTCAGAAGAAACCTTGGTAGATACAATTGAAATTGCAAATTTTGAGCATTACTCTTCCAATCTCAAAGAATTTGAACTTCTTGGCAGTTTGGTATACCCCACGGAGACATGGATCAACCTTGGGATCTTTACAGCTGCCAATGTCAAACAGGCTCAGAGATTTGCTCTTCCCGAACCGAAATGGGTGAGATATctgaagttgaatctcttaagTCACCATGGTTATGAATTCTACTGTACATTGAGCATCCTTGAGGCTTATGGAGTTGATGCTGTTGAAAGAATGCTGGAGGATTTGATTTCTGTTCCAGAAGACTCGCTTGCGAATCAGGAAGGAAATGACGAGAAGAAAGCAGAATCAATGCAGCCAGAATCACCTGATGCTGAggattttaatcaaaatctggATCATGTAATGGAATCTGATGTTGTGCCAGAACAAATCAATGTAAAGCGTGACGTTCACAAGAATTCACAGGACTCTGTAGAAGAGGGGCGTCAGCAAATTGGTAGAATGCCTGGGGACACTGTCATGAAGATTTTGATGCAGAAAGTCCGCTCCCTAGATGTGAATCTGTCAATTTTGGAGCGTTATCTGGAGGATTTGAATTCTAGATACGgcaatattttcaaagaacttGACAAGGATATTGGAGACCAGAATTTACTTCTGGAATACATTAGATCAGACATTACTATGCTCCTGGACCACAAGGAGGCTATG AGTAAAGATGTTGGTGATCTTGTAGCTTGGAAAACTATTGTTTCCATGCAGCTTGATGACCTGCTTAAGGATAACGCTGTTCTCAG ATCCAAGGTCGAGATGGTGCGGAAGGACCAAACATCGATGGAGAACAAGGGTATTGTAGCATTTCTGGTGTGCTTTATTTTCGGTTTAATAGCAGTTGTGAGGCTATGTATAGATGCGGCAGTGGGTGTTTATAGAGTGTTGAGTAGCGTTCATACACTGGACAAGCCCGGGAAATTTTGTTGCATGAGCTCTTCCTGGCTTTTATTGTTGTTCAGCTGTAGCACTGTAATTTTCGTACTTTCATTATAG
- the LOC115737407 gene encoding LOW QUALITY PROTEIN: trans-cinnamate:CoA ligase, peroxisomal-like (The sequence of the model RefSeq protein was modified relative to this genomic sequence to represent the inferred CDS: substituted 1 base at 1 genomic stop codon), producing MDDLPKCETNYVPLTPLAFLKRAASAYADRPSVVYESIRFTWRQTHERCLRLASSLRSLHVSILAPNVPAMYEMHFAVPMAGAVLNTINTRLNAANIAAILRHSGAKVFFVDSMHMQVAREALAMLSATGCYVPPVIDIDDISSPTGARIGDLEYEDLVQKGDPAYVPEELRDEWDPIALNYTSGTTSEPKGVVYSHRGAYLSTLSLILGWEMXSEPVYLWTLPMYHCNGWTFTWGIAARGGTNVCLRNATALNIYRNVVAHRVTHMCCAPVIFNILLEAKPHERHEIVVPIEILVGGAPPPPALILKIESLGFHITHAYGLTEATGPALVCEWQAKWNCLPPSKQSELKARQGISVLTLADADVKDLDTMRSVPRDGKSMGEIVLRGSSIMKGYYKDPEATAKAFRNGWFLTGDVGVVHQDGYLEVKDRSKDVIISGGENISSVELENMLYRHPRVLEAAVVAMPHPRWGESPCAFISIKKNSKGEAADDVKEAEILSFCRKNLPSFMVPKKVEFMPELPKTSTGKIQKFQLRALAKTIVVSEDDVPAPASLALSRL from the exons GTCCCTCCGTCGTTTACGAGTCCATCCGCTTCACGTGGCGCCAAACTCACGAGCGCTGTCTCCGCCTCGCCTCGTCGCTCCGCTCTCTCCAT GTATCTATCCTGGCTCCAAACGTTCCGGCCATGTACGAGATGCACTTTGCCGTGCCGATGGCTGGCGCAGTCCTCAACACCATAAACACCCGTCTAAACGCCGCCAACATCGCTGCCATCCTCCGCCACTCTGGAGCCAAGGTCTTCTTCGTTGATAGCATGCACATGCAGGTGGCGCGCGAGGCGCTCGCTATGCTCTCGGCCACCGGTTGCTACGTACCCCCAGTCATCGACATTGACGATATTAGCTCTCCGACTGGGGCTCGAATTGGCGATTTGGAGTACGAGGATCTTGTTCAGAAGGGCGACCCGGCGTACGTCCCTGAGGAGCTTCGAGATGAGTGGGACCCCATCGCGCTCAATTACACTTCCGGGACAACATCGGAGCCGAAAGGAGTGGTGTACAGCCACCGAGGAGCCTACCTCAGCACCCTCAGCTTGATCCTCGGGTGGGAAATGTGAAGCGAGCCGGTGTATCTGTGGACGCTGCCGATGTACCACTGCAACGGATGGACCTTCACGTGGGGCATCGCCGCCCGTGGCGGGACCAACGTGTGCCTACGCAACGCTACTGCGCTCAACATTTACCGGAACGTCGTTGCTCACAGGGTCACTCACATGTGCTGCGCTCCAGTCATCTTCAACATTCTCCTCGAGGCCAAACCCCACGAACGCCATGAAATTGTCGTCCCCATAGAGATTCTCGTTGGCGGTGCTCCGCCGCCACCGGCCCTAATCCTAAAGATAGAGTCTCTCGGCTTCCACATCACACATGCATACGGGCTAACCGAAGCCACCGGCCCAGCCCTGGTCTGTGAGTGGCAGGCCAAGTGGAACTGCCTGCCGCCGTCGAAGCAGTCAGAGCTCAAAGCGCGCCAGGGAATCAGTGTACTAACACTCGCTGACGCAGACGTCAAGGACTTAGACACGATGAGGAGTGTTCCTCGCGACGGCAAATCCATGGGAGAGATTGTTTTGCGTGGGAGCAGCATTATGAAAGGCTACTACAAGGACCCGGAAGCGACGGCCAAGGCTTTCCGAAACGGGTGGTTCCTCACGGGAGACGTCGGAGTCGTCCACCAGGACGGTTACTTGGAGGTAAAGGACCGGTCGAAGGACGTGATTATCTCCGGTGGGGAGAACATCAGCAGCGTCGAGCTAGAGAACATGCTCTATCGGCACCCAAGGGTCTTGGAGGCCGCGGTGGTGGCGATGCCACATCCGCGGTGGGGCGAGAGCCCATGCGCGTTCATCAGCATTAAGAAGAACTCCAAAGGCGAAGCAGCCGACGACGTGAAAGAAGCGGAGATCCTATCTTTTTGCAGGAAGAATCTGCCAAGTTTCATGGTTCCAAAGAAGGTGGAGTTCATGCCGGAGTTACCGAAGACTTCCACAGGTAAAATCCAGAAGTTCCAGTTGAGGGCCTTGGCGAAGACGATCGTCGTCTCGGAGGATGATGTTCCTGCCCCCGCCTCGCTTGCATTGTCTCGTCTTTGA
- the LOC115735650 gene encoding SUN domain-containing protein 3 isoform X2, which yields MSESSVDSNDDAGIKVPEGESHSAEGNTLNSPSTKESSETENSGSNYVSGKDTMAVDRLSRAVPVGLDEFKSKSYSSKSKSSTGMSEGINHRVEPGGADYNYASAAKGAKVLACNKEAKGASNILSRDKDKYLRNPCSAEGKFVVIELSEETLVDTIEIANFEHYSSNLKEFELLGSLVYPTETWINLGIFTAANVKQAQRFALPEPKWVRYLKLNLLSHHGYEFYCTLSILEAYGVDAVERMLEDLISVPEDSLANQEGNDEKKAESMQPESPDAEDFNQNLDHVMESDVVPEQINVKRDVHKNSQDSVEEGRQQIGRMPGDTVMKILMQKVRSLDVNLSILERYLEDLNSRYGNIFKELDKDIGDQNLLLEYIRSDITMLLDHKEAMSKDVGDLVAWKTIVSMQLDDLLKDNAVLRSKVEMVRKDQTSMENKGIVAFLVCFIFGLIAVVRLCIDAAVGVYRVLSSVHTLDKPGKFCCMSSSWLLLLFSCSTVIFVLSL from the exons ATGTCAGAATCTTCTGTCGATAGCAATGATGATGCTGGAATCAAGGTTCCCGAGGGCGAAAGTCATTCTGCTGAAGGAAATACACTTAACTCCCCATCCACTAAAGAGTCCTCTGAGACAGAAAATTCAGGTTCAAATTATGTATCTGGAAAAGATACCATGGCAGTAGACCGCCTATCCCGTGCAGTGCCAGTTGGTCTTGACGAGTTCAAGAGCAAGAGTTACAGTTCTAAAAGCAAATCCAGCACTGGTATGTCTGAAGGCATCAACCACAGAGTGGAGCCTGGGGGTGCAGATTATAATTATGCTTCTGCTGCAAAAGGAGCAAAGGTCTTGGCTTGTAACAAAGAAGCTAAGGGTGCTTCGAATATCTTATCCCGGGACAAGGACAAATACCTTAGAAACCCATGTTCTGCAGAAGGGAAGTTTGTGGTCATCGAACTTTCAGAAGAAACCTTGGTAGATACAATTGAAATTGCAAATTTTGAGCATTACTCTTCCAATCTCAAAGAATTTGAACTTCTTGGCAGTTTGGTATACCCCACGGAGACATGGATCAACCTTGGGATCTTTACAGCTGCCAATGTCAAACAGGCTCAGAGATTTGCTCTTCCCGAACCGAAATGGGTGAGATATctgaagttgaatctcttaagTCACCATGGTTATGAATTCTACTGTACATTGAGCATCCTTGAGGCTTATGGAGTTGATGCTGTTGAAAGAATGCTGGAGGATTTGATTTCTGTTCCAGAAGACTCGCTTGCGAATCAGGAAGGAAATGACGAGAAGAAAGCAGAATCAATGCAGCCAGAATCACCTGATGCTGAggattttaatcaaaatctggATCATGTAATGGAATCTGATGTTGTGCCAGAACAAATCAATGTAAAGCGTGACGTTCACAAGAATTCACAGGACTCTGTAGAAGAGGGGCGTCAGCAAATTGGTAGAATGCCTGGGGACACTGTCATGAAGATTTTGATGCAGAAAGTCCGCTCCCTAGATGTGAATCTGTCAATTTTGGAGCGTTATCTGGAGGATTTGAATTCTAGATACGgcaatattttcaaagaacttGACAAGGATATTGGAGACCAGAATTTACTTCTGGAATACATTAGATCAGACATTACTATGCTCCTGGACCACAAGGAGGCTATG AGTAAAGATGTTGGTGATCTTGTAGCTTGGAAAACTATTGTTTCCATGCAGCTTGATGACCTGCTTAAGGATAACGCTGTTCTCAG ATCCAAGGTCGAGATGGTGCGGAAGGACCAAACATCGATGGAGAACAAGGGTATTGTAGCATTTCTGGTGTGCTTTATTTTCGGTTTAATAGCAGTTGTGAGGCTATGTATAGATGCGGCAGTGGGTGTTTATAGAGTGTTGAGTAGCGTTCATACACTGGACAAGCCCGGGAAATTTTGTTGCATGAGCTCTTCCTGGCTTTTATTGTTGTTCAGCTGTAGCACTGTAATTTTCGTACTTTCATTATAG
- the LOC115737722 gene encoding uncharacterized protein LOC115737722, whose translation MQELRSAARAHYSNNPDFSKAIGAISRRVDREFHNAVNYQAFVTLVEERSRRCTSDALFRQLDRGGKGHLDQDDLLVLYYLMDTRGDCSHCRDVLRSVYYTCLPCFDNCRAPNSPSFHICGACYRAKSFDHPQHDDFVDNYELLQLRRSQRLNWGELRRAVPQDVAAGLIVRGIEEACHKGEAIALQLGQTNMADDHLDQATDAASDAPGPDLDTDSWLNAFTTARHGWGDNVREWIHDFLVQ comes from the exons ATGCAAGAACTCAGGTCTGCCGCGAGAGCGCACTACTCCAATAACCCGGACTTCAGCAAGGCGATCGGAGCGATCAGCCGCCGTGTCGACCGCGAATTCCACAACGCGGTGAATTACCAGGCGTTCGTGACCCTGGTCGAGGAGAGGTCCCGACGCTGCACTTCCGATGCCCTGTTCCGGCAGCTGGACCGGGGCGGGAAGGGCCATCTCGACCAGGACGACCTGCTCGTGCTGTACTATCTGATGGACACGAGAGGTGACTGCTCCCACTGCCGCGACGTCCTGAGGAGCGTCTACTACACCTGCCTCCCCTGCTTCGACAACTGCCGGGCGCCAAACAGCCCGTCTTTCCACATCTGCGGTGCTTGTTACCGCGCCAAGTCCTTCGACCACCCGCAGCACGATGATTTCGTGGACAATTACGAGTTGCTGCAGCTGAGGAGATCCCAAAGATTGAACtgg GGAGAGCTCCGACGAGCGGTGCCGCAAGACGTGGCGGCTGGGTTGATAGTTAGAGGAATCGAAGAAGCATGCCACAAGGGGGAGGCAATAGCTCTGCAATTGGGACAAACCAATATGGCTGATGACCACCTGGACCAAGCTACCGACGCTGCGAGCGATGCCCCGGGCCCTGATCTCGACACCGATTCATGGCTGAACGCCTTCACCACCGCACGGCATGGATGGGGCGACAACGTGAGGGAATGGATTCACGACTTCTTAGTGCAATAG